From a region of the Methanobacterium sp. genome:
- a CDS encoding V-type ATP synthase subunit D — translation MAQEMIEGINPTRMELLKLKDREKLAVKGHGLLKEKRNALIMEFFNILDRVKGSRENVENKLAEAFEDLTAAQITMGDMAVKKAAMSVKESVKVDVDSRSIMGVSVPLIESETSTKTLVERGYGFVDTSAKLDEAAKNFEESIKLIIELAEIEKTIILLAAEIESTKRRVNALEHIIIPRMENTVKYIDMRLEEMERENFVRLKMIKKAMETSHG, via the coding sequence ATGGCACAGGAAATGATTGAAGGAATAAATCCAACAAGGATGGAACTTCTAAAACTTAAAGACCGTGAAAAACTGGCAGTTAAAGGACACGGACTCCTTAAAGAGAAAAGAAATGCTCTTATAATGGAATTTTTTAATATTCTGGACCGTGTGAAGGGCTCCAGAGAAAATGTTGAAAATAAATTAGCTGAAGCATTTGAAGATTTAACTGCGGCCCAGATCACTATGGGTGACATGGCAGTTAAAAAAGCAGCCATGTCTGTAAAAGAGTCTGTAAAGGTGGATGTTGATTCAAGAAGCATAATGGGCGTTTCAGTGCCTTTAATCGAATCTGAAACCTCAACCAAAACCCTTGTGGAGAGGGGTTATGGATTTGTGGACACTTCTGCCAAGCTTGATGAGGCAGCAAAGAATTTCGAAGAATCAATTAAACTGATCATTGAACTTGCAGAAATTGAAAAGACTATAATACTTCTTGCAGCAGAAATTGAATCAACAAAACGAAGGGTTAATGCCTTAGAACACATTATAATTCCAAGAATGGAAAACACAGTCAAGTACATCGATATGCGGCTTGAAGAGATGGAAAGAGAGAACTTCGTGAGATTGAAGATGATTAAAAAAGCTATGGAGACTTCACATGGTTAG
- a CDS encoding ATP synthase subunit B yields MDLNIKTREYTTVAEVSGPLMIVEGVEGVAYGEIVDIVTPAGETRRGQVLEVREGIAVVQVFEGTSNLNTATTKVRFTGETAHLGVSLDMLGRVFGGTGKPIDGGPEIIPEKELDINGAPMNPSAREFPAEFIQTGISTIDGMNTLVRGQKLPIFSGSGLPHNDLAAQIARHAKVVGEETEFAVIFVAMGITHEEANFFMRDFERTGALERVTVFMNLADDPAIERIITPRMALTTAEYFAFEKGMHVLVILTDMTNYCEALREISAAREEVPGRRGYPGYMYTDLASLYERAGRVEDKEGSITQMPILVMPQDDITHPIPDLTGYITEGQIVLSRDIHRKGIYPPVDVLPSLSRLMSGGIGEERTREDHSSVSDQLYSAYSEGRDLRDLMAVVGEEALTERDRKYLTFADEFENRFVTETKDEDRTIQETLDLGWELLSLLPEAELKRVRAEHIPKYHPAYKE; encoded by the coding sequence ATGGATTTAAATATCAAAACACGAGAATACACAACTGTTGCTGAAGTATCCGGTCCTCTCATGATTGTTGAAGGTGTTGAAGGTGTTGCTTACGGGGAAATTGTAGATATAGTAACACCAGCAGGAGAAACAAGAAGAGGGCAGGTTCTGGAGGTGCGTGAAGGAATTGCAGTTGTACAGGTATTTGAAGGTACAAGCAATCTTAACACCGCAACAACTAAAGTCAGATTTACAGGCGAAACAGCCCATCTTGGTGTTTCACTGGACATGCTTGGTAGAGTATTTGGAGGTACAGGAAAACCTATAGACGGCGGACCGGAAATCATTCCAGAAAAAGAATTAGACATTAACGGAGCTCCAATGAACCCTTCTGCAAGGGAGTTCCCTGCAGAATTCATTCAAACCGGTATTTCAACCATAGACGGGATGAACACCCTTGTACGTGGGCAAAAACTTCCTATCTTTTCAGGATCAGGATTACCTCATAACGACCTTGCAGCTCAAATTGCAAGGCATGCCAAGGTGGTGGGAGAAGAAACTGAGTTTGCAGTTATATTTGTAGCTATGGGAATTACTCACGAAGAAGCAAACTTCTTTATGAGAGATTTCGAAAGAACCGGGGCACTGGAAAGAGTTACAGTATTCATGAACCTTGCAGACGACCCTGCAATTGAAAGGATCATTACTCCAAGGATGGCACTTACAACTGCAGAGTACTTTGCATTTGAAAAAGGAATGCATGTTCTGGTTATCCTTACTGACATGACCAACTACTGTGAAGCATTAAGGGAAATTTCTGCTGCACGTGAAGAGGTTCCAGGTAGACGGGGATACCCGGGTTACATGTACACCGATCTTGCATCTCTCTATGAAAGAGCAGGTCGTGTGGAAGATAAAGAGGGTTCAATTACTCAGATGCCGATTCTTGTTATGCCTCAAGACGATATCACCCACCCAATTCCAGATTTAACTGGATACATTACAGAAGGACAGATTGTATTAAGCAGAGATATTCACAGGAAAGGTATATATCCTCCAGTAGATGTGCTTCCATCACTTTCAAGGTTGATGAGTGGTGGAATTGGTGAAGAAAGAACAAGGGAAGACCATAGCAGTGTATCTGATCAGCTTTATTCTGCTTATTCAGAGGGTCGTGACTTAAGAGACCTTATGGCGGTTGTTGGTGAAGAAGCACTTACAGAACGTGACAGAAAATACCTCACCTTTGCAGACGAGTTTGAAAACAGGTTCGTTACAGAAACAAAAGATGAGGACAGGACCATACAGGAAACTCTTGACCTTGGATGGGAGCTTTTAAGTCTGCTTCCTGAAGCTGAACTTAAGAGGGTTAGGGCAGAGCATATTCCAAAATATCACCCTGCATACAAAGAATAA
- a CDS encoding ATP synthase subunit A: MITGRIIKIAGPVIVGDGMKGTQMYEMVRVGEEGLIGEIIELEGDTATIQVYEETAGIKPGEKIQSTGGALSVELGPGILTSIYDGIQRPLENIKALTGDYIERGVDVPALSKDKKWEFTPVLDAGTAVKGGDIIGEVQETSSIVHKIMIPPKIEGTLKSIAARGEYAVEEDIAEVETASGVEKVQMMQKWPVRVGRPYKKKLDPDIPLITGQRAQDTFFSVAKGGTAAMPGPFGSGKTVTQQQLAKWADADIIVYIGCGERGNEMTEVLQEFPELEDPKSGKPLMDRTVLIANTSNMPVAAREASVYTGITIAEYFRDMGYDVALMADSTSRWAEAMREISGRLEEMPGEEGYPAYLASRLAQFYERAGRVSAAGTEDKMSSLTVVGAVSPPGGDLSEPVTQNTLRISKVFWALDSSLADKRHFPSIDWLQSYSLYVESISSWWNTNVGEDWRELRDKAMVLLQKESELQEIVQLVGPDALPDRERITLESTRMIREDFLQQNAYHEVDTYCSPKKQYGMLKTIVMFQENATAALDRGAASEDVIALSVKEDIGRMKYIPEAGFEDEVKAIQDKVIKQTDEV; encoded by the coding sequence ATGATTACAGGAAGGATAATTAAAATAGCAGGTCCAGTTATTGTCGGAGACGGCATGAAGGGAACCCAGATGTATGAAATGGTTAGAGTCGGTGAAGAAGGACTTATCGGAGAGATAATCGAACTTGAAGGTGACACTGCAACCATTCAGGTTTACGAAGAAACTGCAGGTATAAAACCTGGAGAAAAAATTCAAAGTACAGGAGGAGCACTTTCAGTAGAATTAGGTCCAGGAATTCTTACATCTATCTATGATGGGATCCAAAGACCACTTGAAAACATTAAGGCTCTAACTGGCGATTATATCGAAAGAGGTGTGGATGTTCCAGCACTGAGCAAAGACAAAAAATGGGAATTTACTCCAGTTTTAGATGCTGGAACAGCAGTAAAAGGTGGAGATATCATTGGTGAAGTCCAGGAAACATCATCTATAGTCCACAAAATTATGATCCCTCCCAAAATTGAAGGTACTTTAAAGAGCATCGCTGCTCGCGGAGAATATGCAGTAGAAGAAGACATCGCCGAAGTTGAAACTGCAAGTGGAGTGGAAAAAGTTCAGATGATGCAAAAATGGCCTGTAAGAGTTGGAAGACCATACAAAAAGAAACTCGATCCAGATATACCACTAATAACAGGTCAAAGGGCACAGGACACATTTTTTTCAGTTGCTAAAGGAGGTACAGCAGCTATGCCGGGCCCATTTGGTTCAGGTAAGACTGTTACACAGCAGCAGCTTGCTAAGTGGGCTGACGCAGATATTATCGTTTATATCGGGTGTGGAGAACGTGGAAACGAGATGACTGAGGTTCTACAGGAATTCCCAGAACTTGAAGATCCTAAATCAGGTAAGCCGCTTATGGATAGAACTGTTCTCATTGCAAACACATCCAACATGCCTGTTGCAGCAAGGGAAGCATCTGTATACACTGGAATTACAATTGCTGAATACTTCAGAGATATGGGATATGATGTAGCTCTTATGGCTGATTCAACTTCAAGATGGGCAGAAGCTATGAGGGAGATTTCAGGAAGGCTCGAAGAGATGCCTGGTGAAGAAGGTTACCCTGCATATCTTGCTTCCCGTCTTGCACAGTTCTATGAAAGAGCAGGAAGGGTAAGTGCAGCAGGAACAGAGGATAAAATGTCATCATTAACTGTTGTTGGTGCAGTTTCACCGCCTGGCGGTGACCTTTCAGAGCCAGTTACTCAAAACACTTTACGTATATCCAAGGTGTTCTGGGCGCTTGACTCATCACTTGCAGATAAACGTCACTTCCCTTCAATTGACTGGCTGCAGAGTTACTCATTATATGTGGAAAGCATATCCTCCTGGTGGAACACCAATGTGGGTGAAGACTGGAGAGAATTAAGGGATAAGGCAATGGTTTTACTTCAGAAAGAATCAGAGCTTCAAGAAATTGTTCAGCTTGTAGGGCCTGATGCATTACCGGACAGGGAAAGGATCACCCTTGAAAGTACAAGGATGATCAGAGAGGACTTCCTGCAGCAGAACGCTTACCATGAAGTAGATACCTACTGTTCACCTAAAAAGCAGTATGGTATGCTTAAAACCATAGTTATGTTCCAGGAAAACGCTACTGCAGCTTTAGATAGAGGTGCTGCGTCTGAAGATGTCATAGCACTGAGTGTTAAGGAAGATATTGGTAGAATGAAGTACATACCTGAAGCCGGGTTTGAAGATGAGGTTAAAGCAATTCAGGATAAAGTAATTAAACAAACGGATGAGGTCTGA
- a CDS encoding V-type ATP synthase subunit F, with translation MSIVVIADADTVTGFKLGGVKEGYPVDTMKEAEDTLKEVFKKDVSIIIITEKIGDSLRETIDKLTGSSVLPMIIEIPDKTGPTERATDPMRELIKRVIGVEMVK, from the coding sequence ATGAGTATAGTGGTGATTGCAGACGCAGATACAGTTACAGGTTTTAAACTCGGAGGCGTGAAAGAGGGATATCCTGTAGATACCATGAAGGAAGCAGAAGATACCCTTAAAGAAGTTTTCAAAAAAGATGTTTCTATTATAATAATCACAGAAAAAATTGGTGACAGTTTAAGAGAAACAATAGACAAGCTGACAGGTTCAAGCGTATTACCGATGATAATTGAAATACCCGATAAAACAGGGCCAACTGAAAGGGCCACTGATCCTATGAGGGAGCTTATAAAAAGAGTAATTGGGGTTGAGATGGTAAAATGA
- a CDS encoding V-type ATP synthase subunit C, producing the protein MADEIISVVTAMGFPSIESFLGLIFIVGAVIGVIAVIATIRPVLDNFPYAYPNARVRARMGRLLSEKQLSEIIEADTIEEVKNYLRGLPEYAKYVDKYPLEKALDTELAETYDTLAKITPGGIRPIFKALLQKWDVNNIKSLIIAKDAGLSKKETADLLVPFGELSELMDKLLDAKNITDIINGLEGTPYARVLDDALSAYHDTGMILPLEASLDRYFMENLITAASNPAEESTRILHSYIGAQVDAANLSIILRSKVEGLKYEDIKEYIIPKGYGIREWKLKDLMEAEDVGGVISSLEGTEYAQILADSMVEYTKTGSIAPFEAALDRQIRKIARALSMKIPFGVGPIIGYLNRKDKEIRNLKVIVRAKREVGFPNSKIKEMLI; encoded by the coding sequence ATGGCAGACGAAATTATATCAGTAGTAACTGCAATGGGGTTTCCTTCTATTGAATCCTTTTTAGGTCTAATATTTATAGTTGGAGCTGTTATTGGAGTTATAGCAGTAATAGCAACTATAAGGCCAGTTTTAGACAACTTTCCTTACGCTTACCCTAATGCAAGGGTAAGGGCGCGAATGGGAAGACTTCTAAGCGAAAAACAATTATCAGAAATAATTGAAGCAGATACAATTGAAGAAGTAAAAAATTACCTTAGAGGGCTTCCAGAATATGCAAAATACGTGGACAAATATCCGCTGGAAAAAGCTCTGGATACAGAGCTTGCAGAAACTTATGATACACTTGCAAAAATTACGCCTGGAGGTATCAGGCCTATATTCAAGGCTTTACTTCAAAAATGGGATGTAAACAATATTAAAAGTTTAATCATTGCTAAAGATGCAGGTTTATCCAAAAAAGAAACTGCAGATCTCCTGGTTCCATTTGGGGAACTGAGTGAATTAATGGATAAGCTTTTGGATGCAAAAAACATTACTGATATCATTAATGGTCTTGAAGGAACACCCTATGCCCGTGTTCTTGATGATGCACTTTCAGCGTACCATGATACTGGCATGATCCTGCCTTTAGAAGCTTCCCTTGACAGATACTTCATGGAAAATCTAATAACCGCTGCATCAAATCCTGCAGAAGAAAGCACAAGAATTTTGCATTCTTATATAGGGGCACAGGTTGATGCTGCAAACTTAAGCATTATATTAAGATCAAAGGTTGAAGGATTGAAGTATGAAGACATAAAGGAATATATCATTCCTAAAGGTTACGGGATAAGGGAATGGAAGCTGAAGGATTTAATGGAAGCTGAAGATGTAGGGGGAGTCATAAGCAGTCTTGAAGGAACAGAATATGCGCAGATTCTCGCAGATTCAATGGTAGAATACACAAAAACAGGTTCTATAGCACCTTTTGAGGCAGCTTTAGACAGGCAGATCAGGAAAATAGCCAGAGCACTGTCAATGAAAATACCGTTTGGAGTAGGACCGATCATAGGCTACCTGAATAGAAAGGATAAGGAGATACGCAACTTAAAAGTCATTGTTCGCGCTAAAAGAGAAGTAGGATTCCCTAACTCAAAAATTAAGGAGATGTTAATATGA
- a CDS encoding V-type proton ATPase subunit E — protein sequence MNSGAAKIVSSILSEAQNKADSIIQEAEKEAAVITQKGEKEAALLKERILENAKKQSAMKYQQLISEAKMNARRAELEAREEIIENVFKNALKELQKIASTSSPQYKESLKKIIQEASVEIGGGDLILSLKEEDVQKIKDIIPSIEKDTEEKTGQKTTLEIGENIKTIGGAVLKTKNGDIEVNNTIEARMQRFKKVLRSEVAKVLFS from the coding sequence ATGAACTCTGGGGCAGCAAAAATTGTCTCAAGCATACTGTCTGAAGCTCAAAACAAGGCTGATAGCATAATTCAGGAAGCTGAAAAAGAAGCTGCAGTTATTACCCAGAAAGGTGAAAAAGAAGCAGCTCTTTTAAAAGAAAGAATTCTGGAAAATGCAAAAAAACAGTCTGCGATGAAGTATCAGCAGCTCATTTCTGAAGCTAAAATGAATGCCAGAAGAGCAGAGCTTGAGGCAAGAGAAGAAATCATTGAAAACGTATTTAAAAACGCTCTAAAAGAACTGCAAAAAATTGCATCCACTTCATCTCCACAATACAAAGAATCCCTTAAAAAAATCATACAGGAAGCATCTGTAGAGATTGGTGGGGGAGATTTGATATTATCTTTAAAGGAAGAGGATGTTCAAAAAATAAAGGACATAATTCCATCAATCGAAAAAGACACTGAAGAGAAAACAGGCCAAAAAACAACCTTAGAGATTGGTGAAAACATTAAAACCATTGGTGGAGCTGTTTTAAAAACTAAAAATGGAGACATTGAAGTTAACAACACAATTGAAGCAAGAATGCAGAGATTCAAAAAAGTTCTACGATCAGAGGTTGCAAAGGTGTTATTTAGTTAG
- a CDS encoding V-type ATP synthase subunit K (produces ATP from ADP in the presence of a proton gradient across the membrane; the K subunit is a nonenzymatic component which binds the dimeric form by interacting with the G and E subunits): MVEIALGTALAAIGAGVAVGFAGLGSGLGQGIAAAGSVGAVAEDSDMFARGIIFSALPETQAIYGFLIAILLLVFSGLLGGGEGLDVTAGLIAVGAGAAIGFAGLGSGMGQGITAASSVGAVVEDPDMFARGIIFSALPETQAIYGFLIAILLMVFGRILG; encoded by the coding sequence ATGGTAGAAATAGCTTTAGGTACAGCTTTAGCAGCAATAGGTGCGGGCGTAGCCGTAGGTTTTGCTGGATTAGGATCAGGTTTAGGACAGGGTATAGCAGCAGCAGGAAGTGTAGGTGCAGTTGCAGAGGATAGCGACATGTTTGCAAGAGGTATTATATTCTCTGCACTGCCGGAGACACAGGCGATTTACGGTTTTCTGATTGCTATACTGTTACTCGTATTCTCCGGTCTTCTCGGTGGAGGGGAAGGATTGGACGTTACAGCAGGATTAATAGCTGTTGGTGCAGGAGCTGCAATTGGTTTTGCAGGTCTTGGTTCCGGTATGGGTCAGGGTATCACTGCCGCATCATCAGTAGGTGCTGTAGTGGAAGATCCTGACATGTTTGCAAGAGGTATTATATTCTCAGCATTGCCAGAGACACAGGCGATTTACGGTTTTCTGATTGCTATACTGCTCATGGTATTCGGCAGAATTTTAGGATAG